A single region of the Pelobates fuscus isolate aPelFus1 chromosome 4, aPelFus1.pri, whole genome shotgun sequence genome encodes:
- the LOC134608445 gene encoding RNA-binding protein 12B-like — protein MAVVIRLQGLPVEAGSADIRHFFTGLNIPDGGVHIIGGKLGEVFIIFATDEDARRAMSRTGGMIKQSYIRLFLSSKTEMQNTLEMNRKGGRDMKYSGVSSVENLSKIITAVKKGIHQNKYGNDRPDSGSYSSGGKQSENVHKPSVGNRGTSGVRKDTKEPKEDESIYVFLFGLPYSASEDDLKHFFDGLHIAEIIFLKRTNGVRNGNALVKFDSVDDANASLKRNNEYMGHRFISVTKSTEEKWVEAGGQIEYLDVHSHRDGSYGDVNKHSLSRSSKRQRVRSRSPRNREFYLHLDNLPIDVKKQDIKHLFGDPGMAESQIKLLLPKYNDKKIEGFVRLDSQKHYERCLGLHKSRFCGHTISIVRISRTSMLMMIDSRERHLVPERGSSQDKSFPPKNIKERSNLKRCLYLRNFPFDVTKTEVKKFFVGFPVHEDHIFLLYDSKDVGLGEALVRFPNENEAILAEGLNHQRFLGTEVLLKRISDEQMIELASAQYPQDRMTLRHSPVNRDHYGECIDSYEHSAGPYELSKEFVNKPYEPPTSSLGLPEFGHGHGDFRGPERLRSQFCADFHGADEPFAMNDTEKSSMTDYIDFDPIQIQNFGRSSGLIRMKNVSYTATTEEILDFFYGYNVIPESVLIRVSKHGMPRGMATVCMKNYDDAVVAVRELNGRPIGQRKVSLTLLKY, from the coding sequence ATGGCAGTAGTCATCCGCTTGCAGGGACTTCCTGTTGAAGCTGGCTCTGCTGATATTCGTCATTTCTTCACTGGATTGAATATTCCTGATGGAGGAGTTCATATTATTGGTGGGAAGCTTGGTGAAGTCTTTATTATATTTGCCACGGATGAAGATGCCAGACGTGCCATGAGCCGGACAGGAGGCATGATAAAGCAATCCTACATTCGGCTTTTTCTAAGCAGCAAGACAGAAATGCAAAATACTCTTGAAATGAATAGAAAAGGAGGCAGAGATATGAAATATTCTGGAGTATCTTCTGTTGAAAATCTTTCAAAGATCATAACCGCAGTGAAGAAAGGGATACATCAAAATAAGTATGGAAATGATCGCCCAGATTCTGGCTCCTACAGTAGTGGAGGAAAGCAATCAGAAAATGTGCACAAACCAAGTGTAGGAAATAGAGGTACAAGTGGTGTAAGGAAAGATACAAAAGAACCGAAAGAAGATGaaagtatttatgtatttttatttggtcTACCGTACAGTGCATCAGAAGATGACCTCAAACATTTTTTTGATGGCCTGCATATAGCTGAGATTATCTTCCTGAAGCGTACAAATGGTGTTCGgaatggaaatgcacttgttaaaTTTGATAGTGTTGATGATGCTAATGCTTCACTTAAGCGTAACAATGAATATATGGGTCACCGGTTCATATCTGTAACAAAATCTACTGAAGAAAAATGGGTTGAGGCTGGTGGTCAAATTGAATATTTGGATGTGCACTCCCATAGAGATGGCAGTTATGGCGATGTAAATAAACATTCTCTTTCAAGATCATCAAAGAGACAAAGGGTAAGATCCAGATCACCCCGCAATCGTGAGTTTTATCTTCATCTTGATAATCTACCCATTGATGTTAAAAAACAGGatattaaacatttatttggtGATCCCGGAATGGCAGAATCACAGATCAAACTTCTGCTTCCTAAGTACAATGACAAGAAAATTGAAGGTTTTGTTAGGCTAGACAGTCAGAAGCATTATGAGAGATGCCTTGGCTTACACAAAAGTCGATTTTGTGGCCATACAATTTCTATAGTTCGCATTTCTCGGACATCGATGTTGATGATGATTGATTCGCGTGAAAGACATTTAGTGCCTGAGAGAGGCAGTTCGCAAGACAAAAGCTTtcccccaaaaaatattaaagaacgcTCAAACTTAAAAAGATGCTTATATTTAAGAAACTTTCCTTTTGATGTGACAAAAACTGAAGTCAAGAAGTTCTTTGTTGGATTTCCTGTGCATGAAGATCATATATTCTTGTTGTATGATAGTAAAGATGTTGGACTTGGGGAAGCTCTGGTAAGGTTTCCAAATGAAAATGAAGCTATTCTTGCTGAAGGTTTAAATCATCAACGTTTTTTGGGAACAGAGGTTTTGTTGAAGCGCATTTCTGATGAACAGATGATTGAATTGGCATCAGCCCAATATCCTCAGGATAGGATGACCTTAAGACACTCTCCTGTTAACAGAGATCATTATGGTGAATGTATAGATTCATATGAACACTCAGCAGGTCCTTATGAATTATCTAAGGAGTTTGTGAATAAGCCATATGAGCCACCTACCAGCTCCCTTGGCCTGCCTGAGTTTGGACATGGTCACGGAGACTTCAGGGGTCCAGAAAGGTTAAGAAGTCAATTCTGTGCTGATTTCCATGGAGCTGATGAGCCTTTTGCCATGAATGACACAGAAAAAAGCAGTATGACAGATTACATTGATTTTGATCCTATCCAGATCCAGAATTTTGGTAGGTCAAGTGGTCTAATTCGCATGAAGAATGTGTCATACACTGCAACTACTGAAGAAATCCTGGATTTCTTTTATGGTTACAATGTGATTCCGGAGTCTGTTCTAATACGTGTTTCCAAGCATGGTATGCCCAGAGGAATGGCAACAGTGTGCATGAAAAATTATGATGATGCAGTGGTTGCTGTTAGGGAGCTGAATGGAAGACCTATTGGGCAACGTAAAGTTAGTTTGACTTTACTAAAGTactaa